A window of Aliarcobacter trophiarum LMG 25534 contains these coding sequences:
- a CDS encoding ParB/RepB/Spo0J family partition protein, which produces MALGRGLGELLGEVETAYGKSAGNSNSGVKKIEVSLIKPNPNQPRKIFDEEKLQELSLSIKEHGLLQPIVVVEDEDGTYTLIAGERRLRAHKLAELEEIKAIIVSEDEFRLRELALIENIQRDDLNVIELAFCYAQLLNEHNITHEELSKKVFKSRTSITNTLRLLQLSSYVQQFLATDKLSAGHAKVMIGLSNDEQKMVCDTIIGQKLSVREAEQLIKDLKDKDAPKRKKEKFVNSYNINNLKSFVEFLKNDKIKAKIDKNSIKIEFNSQEDIEKISSYFKIQ; this is translated from the coding sequence ATGGCATTAGGAAGAGGATTAGGAGAACTTTTAGGTGAAGTTGAGACAGCATATGGTAAATCTGCTGGAAACTCAAATAGTGGAGTTAAGAAGATTGAAGTATCTTTGATTAAGCCAAATCCAAATCAGCCAAGAAAAATATTTGATGAAGAGAAACTTCAAGAGTTAAGTCTATCTATAAAAGAGCATGGACTTTTACAGCCAATCGTTGTTGTTGAAGATGAAGATGGAACTTATACTTTAATTGCAGGTGAGAGAAGATTAAGAGCCCACAAATTGGCGGAACTAGAAGAGATTAAAGCCATTATTGTTAGTGAAGATGAGTTTAGATTAAGAGAACTTGCATTAATAGAAAATATTCAAAGAGATGATTTAAATGTGATAGAGTTAGCTTTTTGCTATGCACAGCTTTTAAATGAGCATAATATTACTCATGAAGAGTTATCAAAAAAAGTTTTCAAAAGTAGAACTTCTATTACAAATACTTTAAGATTATTACAATTAAGCTCTTATGTGCAACAGTTTTTAGCCACAGATAAACTTAGTGCTGGTCATGCAAAAGTTATGATAGGTTTAAGTAATGATGAACAAAAAATGGTTTGTGATACGATTATTGGTCAAAAACTTTCTGTACGTGAAGCAGAACAGTTAATTAAAGATTTAAAAGATAAAGATGCACCAAAAAGAAAAAAAGAGAAATTTGTAAATAGTTATAATATTAATAATCTAAAATCATTTGTAGAATTTTTAAAAAATGATAAAATAAAAGCTAAAATAGATAAAAATTCAATTAAAATTGAA